A stretch of the Lactuca sativa cultivar Salinas chromosome 9, Lsat_Salinas_v11, whole genome shotgun sequence genome encodes the following:
- the LOC111896579 gene encoding delta(12) fatty acid desaturase DES8.11, which translates to MGAGGRMSNDPFDGKKILERVPVDPPFSLSDLKKAIPAHCFKRSVIRSSYYVVHDLIVAYVFYFLANTYIPFLPAPLAYLAWPVYWFCQASILTGLWVIGHECGHHAFSEYQWIDDTVGFILHSALMTPYFSWKYSHRNHHANTNSLDNDEVYIPKRKSKVRWYSKLLNNPPGRVFTLVFRFTLGFPLYLLTNISGKKYGRFANHFDPMSPIFTERERIQVLLSDLGLLAVFYAIKIAVTTKGAAWVACIYGVPVVGVHVFFVIITYLHHTHLSLPHYDSSEWNWIRGALSTIDRDFGFLNRVFHDVTHTHVLHHLISYIPHYHAKEARDAIIPVLGEYYKIDRTPIFKAMWREAKECIYIEPDEDNKHTGVFWYHKM; encoded by the coding sequence ATGGGTGCAGGTGGTAGGATGTCAAACGATCCATTTGATGGTAAAAAGATCCTGGAACGTGTCCCGGTTGATCCGCCGTTTTCATTAAGTGATTTAAAGAAAGCGATCCCTGCCCATTGCTTCAAGCGATCCGTCATCCGTTCATCTTACTATGTTGTTCACGATCTGATTGTTGCCTACGTTTTCTACTTCCTTGCGAATACATATATTCCTTTTCTTCCAGCTCCTTTGGCTTACTTAGCTTGGCCGGTTTATTGGTTCTGTCAAGCAAGCATCCTCACGGGCTTATGGGTCATCGGCCATGAATGCGGTCACCATGCCTTTAGCGAATACCAATGGATTGATGACACTGTCGGCTTCATCCTCCACTCAGCTCTCATGACACCTTATTTCTCATGGAAATATAGCCATCGAAATCACCATGCCAACACAAATTCTCTTGATAATGATGAAGTTTACATTCCTAAACGCAAGTCTAAAGTCAGGTGGTACTCAAAACTTCTTAACAACCCGCCTGGTCGAGTGTTCACTTTGGTTTTTAGGTTCACCCTAGGATTTCCTTTATACCTCTTAACTAATATTTCTGGCAAGAAATACGGAAGGTTTGCCAACCACTTTGATCCCATGAGTCCAATTTTCACCGAGCGCGAGCGAATTCAGGTCCTGTTATCAGATCTTGGTCTTCTTGCCGTCTTTTATGCAATCAAGATTGCTGTAACAACAAAAGGAGCTGCTTGGGTAGCCTGTATATATGGAGTTCCAGTGGTAGGAGTGCATGTGTTTTTCGTTATCATTACGTATTTGCACCACACCCATCTGTCTTTGCCCCATTATGATTCAAGTGAATGGAACTGGATCAGGGGGGCGTTGTCAACAATTGACAGGGACTTCGGATTCCTGAATAGGGTTTTCCATGACGTTACACACACTCACGTATTGCATCATCTGATTTCGTACATTCCACATTATCATGCAAAGGAGGCAAGGGATGCAATCATTCCAGTTTTGGGTGAGTATTATAAGATCGATAGGACTCCAATATTTAAAGCAATGTGGAGAGAGGCTAAAGAATGCATCTATATCGAGCCTGATGAAGATAACAAACACACAGGTGTATTTTGGTACCATAAAATGTGA
- the LOC111896564 gene encoding uncharacterized protein LOC111896564, with protein MPPGPCAHFISQSFKQRVDPEGYAWGKVRKEMHELYWEEFQKKCCLDETIDSLVRQAWATKATESYGQYLFNMRSPKRNKHGFKPAHIPQEVWNSCKLKWNTEEYKLKSEQNKKNRRNGVADGVAKPTHNAGSASHLKIDSNLKKKLGRDPPHSELFLYTHMKNHDGVTFTNEKDRQIRAAYTEKREELEAEGVQFEEDNLHSGKNDEIEMREFVAKQKQENKELKEMMNVQQEENNARTEHLEKQLPTALDLINVFTKQQ; from the exons ATGCCACCAGGCCCTTGTGCACACTTTATTAGTCAGTCCTTTAAACAAAGAGTTGATCCAGAAGGGTACGCTTGGGGAAAAGTAAGAAAAGAAATGCACGAATTATATTGGGAGGAGTTTCAG AAAAAATGTTGTTTggatgaaacaatagactcgTTGGTGAGGCAAGCTTGGGCAACGAAAGCAACAGAAAGTTATGGTCAATATCTCTTCAACATGCGGAGCccaaaaagaaacaaacatggcTTTAAACCAGCTCATATTCCACAGGAAGTCTGGAACTCCTGTAAATTAAAATGGAATACAGAAGAATACAAGCTAAAATCTGAACAGAACAAGAAAAATAGGCGTAACGGTGTGGCTGATGGAGTAGCAAAACCTACACATAATGCTGGATCTGCAAGTCATTTGAAGATAGATTCTAATTTG AAGAAGAAATTAGGACGTGATCCACCCCATAGTGAGTTGTTCCTATATACACACATGAAGAATCACGATGGAGTCACTTTcacaaatgaaaaagatagacaaaTTCGT gcAGCGTATACAGAAAAACGGGAAGAGTTGGAAGCTGAAGGTGTTCAATTTGAGGAGGACAA CTTACATTCCGGAAAAAATGATGAAATAGAAATGAGGGAGTTTGTTGCTAAACAAAAACAGGAAAACAAAGAGCTTAAAGAAATGATGAACGTCCAACAAGAAGAAAACAACGCAAGGACCGAGCATCTTGAAAAACAACTTCCAACGGCATTAGATCTTATTAATGTCTTCACAAAACAACAATAG